In Deltaproteobacteria bacterium, the DNA window TTGTCGATGTTGAAAGCGCTGACCAGAAAATTGAAAAAATCGATTTTTTCCAATCCGGGGTCGGAAACGGTGGCCACGAGCGTGTTATTATCGAGGCTGCCCAGTAAGCTGTTGATGAGGGTCGTTTTGCCGGTGCCGACATCACCCACGAGGAGGAGAAAACCGCGATTGTCGTGAATGCCGAACTTCAGCCGCGCCAGCGCCTCCTTGTGTGTTTCTCCTAGCCACAAAAAACGTGGATCCGGGCTTATCTGAAAAGGCTTCTCTTTCAGCCCAAAATGGGAAAGATACATATTCTCCTTTCAGCGGTGACAGCAGCCCACGGCGTTTGGAGGGGGCTTACTCAAACCTTCGGTTCTCCCGGACGTCGCTGATTTAACATGTTGTTATTTCATCGTTAGTTTTGTATATAATGGAAACGCCAAATCGTGTCAACGGTACTTTAAGAGGAATATGCCTATGAAAGCGATCCGCGGTATGTACAGGGGCCTGTGCGGGTCCGTGCTGATTCTGATTGTGATGCAGCCGTTCATCATGACCGCCCATGCTTCCGAGGGTGTGGCAAATGCCGGCATGGATGTGATCTTCGTACTCGACAACTCGGGCAGCATGATCAAAAACGATCCCGGCTTCATAACCAAAACAGCCGTCATTAAATTCCTGGAAGGGCTGGCCAAGGAAGTGAGGGTGGGAATGGTGATTTTTGATACGAATGCCCGCCTGGTGGAGCCGCTTTCGTCGATAACGACGGCCGAAAGCGCCGAGGGATTTTTGGATGGCCTTGGGGAGATCACATACAAAGGCCAGTTCACCAACACGCCGGCAGGTGTCGAGAGAGCGTTGTACGAGTTGAAAACCAACGGGAGACCGGCCGCAAGGAAAGCGATCATTCTTCTTACGGACGGCATCGTCGACACCGGGAACAGGGAACAGGATCTCGAGTCCGAAAGGTGGTTGAAGGAAACGCTCACCAGCGAGTGTGAAAAGCGGGGCATACGGATTTTCGGTGTTGCCTTTACAGAAGACGCCGATTTTCGCCTGATGCAGACCCTGGCCGCCAAAACGGAAGGGGAATATTTCAGGGCTTTCACCGCAGATGAGGTTCAAACGGTTTTTCAGAAAATAGATGACATGGTTTCGTCAGCGGTGGAAACGACGAACACCGCCCTCCAGGCGATTGAGAAGGGCTCCCCGCCGCCACCGGAGAAAGCACCGGTAACCGCCGATATTAAAAAAGCAAAAG includes these proteins:
- a CDS encoding VWA domain-containing protein — its product is MKAIRGMYRGLCGSVLILIVMQPFIMTAHASEGVANAGMDVIFVLDNSGSMIKNDPGFITKTAVIKFLEGLAKEVRVGMVIFDTNARLVEPLSSITTAESAEGFLDGLGEITYKGQFTNTPAGVERALYELKTNGRPAARKAIILLTDGIVDTGNREQDLESERWLKETLTSECEKRGIRIFGVAFTEDADFRLMQTLAAKTEGEYFRAFTADEVQTVFQKIDDMVSSAVETTNTALQAIEKGSPPPPEKAPVTADIKKAKAPGKEETGRALMPLLLVAVVLAGVLLIYVTFVRRKKTVMVKPDPQSQKPPSGTARGKGSIGQAELIDTENVISTESITLPLNRESVSIGRDPSNDIVIPRESISSLHATIDYKNGYYHLEDHRSTNGTRLNDKPLKENNPVRLKSGDKIHFAIYEFRFLMHDFAPYGETVMIRRDMKVAKES